One genomic region from Populus nigra chromosome 8, ddPopNigr1.1, whole genome shotgun sequence encodes:
- the LOC133701686 gene encoding uncharacterized protein LOC133701686 isoform X2, which yields MESCCIWSAHQHLIQSHHRFIGFSNHKNQLVHLLAANGPRKSNTRSSRIFCTYEDPVKKPPQPSPSSSSSSSSAIQLYNQIERLLTETSRQSQDYWGGSKDWSEVEGSWVLKPKSSRPKSVVHFIGGIFVGAAPQLTYRLFLERLAEKGVLVIATPYASGFDYFFIADEVQFKFDRCLRFLQETVQDVPTFGIGHSLGSVIHLLIGSRYAVQRSGNILMAFNNKEASSAIPLFSPVLVPVAQSFGPFLSQITSSPTIRFGAEMTMKQLENFSPPIMKQVFPLVEQLPPLYMDLVNGREDFSPKPEETRRLIKSYYGISRNLLIKFKDDAIDETSMLAQVLSSEAAISSMLDMSIRMLPGDHGLPLQQVFPDVPPAMADAVNRGSELFANLTMGTPWETVAKEVGNTLGTDSSILRARASKDVDKLVDVIISWMTSNSGPKF from the exons ATGGAGAGTTGCTGCATATGGAGTGCTCATCAACATCTGATTCAGTCCCACCATCGCTTCATCGGTTTTTCCAATCATAAAAATCAACTTGTTCATTTACTGGCGGCAAATGGTCCCCGTAAAAGTAATACCAGAAGCAGCAGAATCTTCTGTACTTATGAAGATCCCGTCAAGAAACCACCACAACCatcaccatcttcttcttcgtcgtcgTCTTCGGCAATCCAACTTTACAATCAGATTGAAAG ATTACTTACGGAGACCTCAAGACAATCACAAGATTATTGGGGTGGTTCTAAAGACTGGTCTGAAGTTGAG GGATCATGGGTTCTTAAACCAAAAAGCTCAAGACCCAAGTCAGTTGTTCATTTCATTGGTGGTATATTCGTTGGAGCAGCACCCCAGCTTACTTACCGTTTATTTCTTGAACGCTTGGCAGAAAA GGGTGTTTTGGTGATTGCCACACCATATGCTAGTGGATTCGACTATTTCTTCATTGCTGATGAAGTGCAGTTCAAATTTGATAGGTGTCTTCGGTTTCTTCAAGAAACC GTACAAGATGTTCCTACTTTTGGCATAGGCCACTCTTTGGGAAGTGTCATTCACCTTTTGATTG GATCACGATATGCTGTGCAAAGAAGCGGAAATATACTGATGGCATTCAATAATAAG GAAGCAAGTTCAGCTATCCCTTTGTTCTCACCTGTTCTTGTCCCAGTGGCCCAAAGCTTTGGACCATTTCTATCACAAATCACATCATCACCGACCATTCGATTTGGG GCAGAGATGACAATGAAGCAACTAGAGAACTTTAGCCCTCCCATTATGAAGCAAGTTTTTCCTTTGGTTGAGCAACTTCCTCCCTTATACATGGACTTGGTTAATGGAAGAGAAGATTTCAGTCCCAAACCCGAAGAAACTCGTCGCCTT ATAAAATCATATTACGGCATTTCTAGAAATCTTCTGATAAAGTTCAAGGACGATGCAATCGATGAAACTTCAATGCTAGCTCAGGTGCTTAGTTCAGAAGCAGCCATTAGTTCAATGCTAGACATGTCAATTCGCATGTTGCCAGGAGATCATGGGCTTCCATTGCAGCAG GTGTTCCCAGATGTCCCTCCTGCAATGGCAGATGCAGTAAACCGAGGAAGTGAGCTTTTTGCAAATCTTACCATGGGAACCCCGTGGGAGACAGTTGCCAAAGAAGTAGGCAACACGCTAGGCACAGACTCGAGCATCCTCCGTGCACGAGCTTCAAAGGATGTAGACAAACTTGTGGATGTGATAATATCCtggatgacttcaaattcaGGGCCGAAATTCTAG
- the LOC133701686 gene encoding uncharacterized protein LOC133701686 isoform X1, translating into MESCCIWSAHQHLIQSHHRFIGFSNHKNQLVHLLAANGPRKSNTRSSRIFCTYEDPVKKPPQPSPSSSSSSSSAIQLYNQIERLLTETSRQSQDYWGGSKDWSEVEGSWVLKPKSSRPKSVVHFIGGIFVGAAPQLTYRLFLERLAEKGVLVIATPYASGFDYFFIADEVQFKFDRCLRFLQETVQDVPTFGIGHSLGSVIHLLIGSRYAVQRSGNILMAFNNKEASSAIPLFSPVLVPVAQSFGPFLSQITSSPTIRFGVRLYVSRFQSNAEMTMKQLENFSPPIMKQVFPLVEQLPPLYMDLVNGREDFSPKPEETRRLIKSYYGISRNLLIKFKDDAIDETSMLAQVLSSEAAISSMLDMSIRMLPGDHGLPLQQVFPDVPPAMADAVNRGSELFANLTMGTPWETVAKEVGNTLGTDSSILRARASKDVDKLVDVIISWMTSNSGPKF; encoded by the exons ATGGAGAGTTGCTGCATATGGAGTGCTCATCAACATCTGATTCAGTCCCACCATCGCTTCATCGGTTTTTCCAATCATAAAAATCAACTTGTTCATTTACTGGCGGCAAATGGTCCCCGTAAAAGTAATACCAGAAGCAGCAGAATCTTCTGTACTTATGAAGATCCCGTCAAGAAACCACCACAACCatcaccatcttcttcttcgtcgtcgTCTTCGGCAATCCAACTTTACAATCAGATTGAAAG ATTACTTACGGAGACCTCAAGACAATCACAAGATTATTGGGGTGGTTCTAAAGACTGGTCTGAAGTTGAG GGATCATGGGTTCTTAAACCAAAAAGCTCAAGACCCAAGTCAGTTGTTCATTTCATTGGTGGTATATTCGTTGGAGCAGCACCCCAGCTTACTTACCGTTTATTTCTTGAACGCTTGGCAGAAAA GGGTGTTTTGGTGATTGCCACACCATATGCTAGTGGATTCGACTATTTCTTCATTGCTGATGAAGTGCAGTTCAAATTTGATAGGTGTCTTCGGTTTCTTCAAGAAACC GTACAAGATGTTCCTACTTTTGGCATAGGCCACTCTTTGGGAAGTGTCATTCACCTTTTGATTG GATCACGATATGCTGTGCAAAGAAGCGGAAATATACTGATGGCATTCAATAATAAG GAAGCAAGTTCAGCTATCCCTTTGTTCTCACCTGTTCTTGTCCCAGTGGCCCAAAGCTTTGGACCATTTCTATCACAAATCACATCATCACCGACCATTCGATTTGGGGTGAGATTATATGTCAGCCGCTTTCAGAGCAAT GCAGAGATGACAATGAAGCAACTAGAGAACTTTAGCCCTCCCATTATGAAGCAAGTTTTTCCTTTGGTTGAGCAACTTCCTCCCTTATACATGGACTTGGTTAATGGAAGAGAAGATTTCAGTCCCAAACCCGAAGAAACTCGTCGCCTT ATAAAATCATATTACGGCATTTCTAGAAATCTTCTGATAAAGTTCAAGGACGATGCAATCGATGAAACTTCAATGCTAGCTCAGGTGCTTAGTTCAGAAGCAGCCATTAGTTCAATGCTAGACATGTCAATTCGCATGTTGCCAGGAGATCATGGGCTTCCATTGCAGCAG GTGTTCCCAGATGTCCCTCCTGCAATGGCAGATGCAGTAAACCGAGGAAGTGAGCTTTTTGCAAATCTTACCATGGGAACCCCGTGGGAGACAGTTGCCAAAGAAGTAGGCAACACGCTAGGCACAGACTCGAGCATCCTCCGTGCACGAGCTTCAAAGGATGTAGACAAACTTGTGGATGTGATAATATCCtggatgacttcaaattcaGGGCCGAAATTCTAG
- the LOC133701687 gene encoding DNA repair RAD52-like protein 2, chloroplastic, whose protein sequence is MSVHNSSSVVFLTKSPSPAALLSPSCRLNMIDSRDNYFRTRNCKLIMHSIIAGSSGNGSGGSGPAGVGGGDGGVKKKGVPNSNYVVPLDNSLASAYTSCITRPLSEILRDLNKRIPDNIIKPPNSSSTLIPWFHANRMLSFYAPGWCGEIRDVIFAENGSVTVVYRVTIRGSDGEAHRESSGTVSSSDVDIEDPVAAAEEIAFCRACARFGLGLYLYHEDQML, encoded by the exons atgtcaGTGCACAACTCCTCTTCCGTCGTCTTCCTCACAAAATCACCGTCGCCGGCGGCTCTTTTATCTCCATCATGTAGATTGAACATGATTGATAGTCGTGATAATTACTTTAGGACTAGGAATTGTAAATTGATCATGCATTCTATAATAGCTGGAAGCAGTGGGAACGGTAGTGGTGGAAGCGGTCCGGCCGGAGTAGGAGGAGGAGATGGTGGAGTGAAGAAGAAAGGGGTGCCAAATTCCAATTATGTGGTCCCGCTTGATAATTCTTTGGCTTCTGCTTACACTTCATGTATTACGCGGCCTCTCTCGGAGATCTTGCGTGATCTCAATAAGAGGATTCCTGATAACATCATTAAGCCTCCTAATTCCTCTTCCACCCTTATCCCCTG GTTCCACGCAAACCGCATGCTCAGCTTCTATGCTCCTG GATGGTGTGGAGAAATACGTGATGTTATATTTGCAGAAAATGGAAGTGTGACTGTGGTATACCGTGTCACTATACGAGGATCTGATGGAGAG GCTCATCGTGAATCATCCGGGACGGTATCATCCAGTGATGTTGACATTGAAGATCCAGTTGCTGCAGCAGAGGAAATAGCTTTCTGCAGAGCATGTGCCCGGTTTGGGCTTGGATTGTATCTGTATCATGAAGATCAGATGCTATAG
- the LOC133701981 gene encoding uncharacterized protein LOC133701981, with product MERVVLRFLLASAVILTAATVISGERVNETSATADDYLSAGADVDDHDDLDGEFSSLDGVLRWVIGHSDPAKLKESAEDVQRLSASELQKRQLEIKELIEKMNMPSDAQLMQIAIDDLNNSSSSLEDRQRALQDLLILVEPLDNANDLNKHGGLAIVIQEFNHPDPDIRRLSAWVLGKAYQNNPVVQKQVC from the exons ATGGAGCGTGTCGTTTTAAGGTTTCTGTTGGCCTCGGCAGTGATTTTAACCGCTGCAACGGTGATTAGTGGCGAGCGAGTCAATGAAACTTCTGCTACAGCGGA CGACTATTTATCAGCGGGTGCGGATGTTGACGACCATGATGACCTTGACGGCGAGTTTTCTTCTCTTGATGGAGTGTTACGATGGGTCATTG GGCATTCTGATCCAGcgaaattaaaagaaagtgcAGAAGATGTTCAGAGGTTGTCTGCTAGTGAGTTACAGAAGCGTCAATTAGAAATTAAG GAGTTGATAGAGAAGATGAACATGCCATCCGATGCACAGTTGATGCAAATAGCGATAGATGATTTAAACAATTCATCTTCATCTTTGGAAGATCGCCAACGTGCGTTGCAGGATCTTCTCATACTTGTTGAGCCACTTGATAATGCAAATG ATTTGAACAAACATGGTGGTCTTGCCATAGTAATCCAAGAATTTAATCATCCTGACCCAGACATAAGGAGACTTTCTGCATGGGTTCTTGGAAAAGCTTATCAAAATAATCCAGTTGTTCAAAAACAGGTCTGCTGA
- the LOC133702296 gene encoding U2 small nuclear ribonucleoprotein A'-like — protein sequence MVRLTADLIWKSPHFFNAIKERELDLRGNKIPVIENLGATEDQFDTIDLSDNEIVKLENMPYLNRLGTLIINNNRITRINPNIGEYLPKLHTLVLTNNRLVNLAEIDPLSSLPKLQFLSLLDNTITKKPNYRLYVIHKLKSLRVLDFKKVKAKERAEAEHLFSSKEVEEEAKRESVKTFTPGEIPNIPEVAEEQQAPKVVAPTPEQIIAIKAAIVNSQTLEEVARLEKALNSGQLPADLKILDDTGSNSVKEQDDKMATDSQNEAEPNNLEEQKDNEATPMEQE from the exons ATGGTGAGACTGACAGCCGACTTGATTTGGAAAAGCCCTCATTTCTTCAATGCCATCAAGGAACGCGAATTGGATCTTCGAG GTAACAAGATTCCTGTAATTGAAAACTTGGGTGCTACTGAG GACCAATTTGATACGATTGATTTGTCTGACAATGAGATTGTCAAGCTGGAAAACATGCCATATCTTAATCGGTTGGGCACTTTGATAATTAATAACAACAGAATTACCCGAATCAATCCCAACATTGGAG AGTACTTGCCAAAACTACACACGTTGGTTCTTACAAATAATAGGCTTGTCAATTTGGCGGAGATTGATCCTCTCTCATCTCTTCCAAAGCTGCAGTTCCTTAGTCTTTTGGATAATACCATTACAAAAAAGCCAAATTATAGGCTGTACGTGATTCATAAACTAAAATCACTCCGGGTTCTTGATTTTAAGAAAGTCAAAGCCAAG GAGAGAGCAGAAGCAGAACATTTGTTTTCATCCAAAGAggttgaagaagaggctaaaaggGAATCTGTCAAGACATTCACTCCAGGTGAGATTCCAAATATCCCAGAAGTTGCAGAGGAACAACAGGCTCCTAAAGTGGTTGCCCCTACACCTGAGCAGATTATAGCAATCAAG GCTGCCATTGTCAATTCCCAGACTCTTGAAGAGGTGGCAAGACTTGAGAAG GCATTAAACTCCGGCCAGCTTCCTGCAGATCTTAAAATTTTGGATGATACTGGATCAAACAGTGTCAAAGAACAAGATGACAAAATGGCTACTGACAGTCAAAATGAGGCTGAACCAAACAATTTGGAGGAACAGAAGGATAATGAAGCCACACCTATGGAACAG GAATAA
- the LOC133701820 gene encoding eukaryotic peptide chain release factor subunit 1-3-like, with product MSDGHETDKNIEIWKIKKLIKALEAARGNGTSMISLIMPPRDQISRVTKMLGDEFGTASNIKSRVNRQSVLGAITSAQQRLKLYNKVPPNGLVLYTGTIVTEDGKEKKVTIDFEPFRPINASLYLCDNKFHTEALSELLESDDKFGFIVMDGNGTLFGTLSGNTREVLHKFTVDLPKKHGRGGQSALRFARLRMEKRHNYVRKTAELATQFYINPATSQPNVSGLILAGSADFKTELSQSDMFDPRLQAKILNVVDVSYGGENGFNQAIELSAEILSNVKFIQEKRLIGKYFEEISQDTGKYVFGVDDTLKALEMGAVETLIVWESLDINRYQLKNSATGEIVIKHLNKEQETNQDNFRDAETKAELEVQDKMPLLEWFANEYKRFGCTLEFVTNKSQEGSQFCRGFGGIGGILRYQLDMRTFDDLSDGDVYDDSE from the coding sequence ATGTCAGACGGTCATGAGACTGATAAGAACATTGAgatttggaaaattaaaaagcttatcAAAGCACTGGAAGCTGCTCGAGGTAATGGCACAAGCATGATTTCGCTTATCATGCCTCCACGTGATCAGATTTCTCGTGTCACTAAGATGCTTGGAGATGAGTTTGGAACTGCGTCAAACATTAAGAGCAGGGTCAATCGTCAATCTGTGCTTGGTGCTATTACATCTGCTCAGCAAAGGCTCAAACTTTACAACAAAGTTCCTCCCAATGGGCTTGTGCTTTACACTGGGACAATTGTGACTGAAGATgggaaggaaaagaaagtgACAATTGACTTTGAGCCTTTCAGGCCCATAAATGCATCTCTTTACCTCTGTGACAACAAATTTCATACAGAAGCTCTGAGCGAACTCTTGGAATCTGATGACAAGTTCGGCTTTATTGTCATGGATGGGAATGGGACTCTTTTCGGGACACTGAGTGGCAACACTAGAGAAGTGCTGCATAAATTCACTGTTGACCTTCCGAAGAAACATGGGAGAGGAGGGCAATCTGCTCTTCGATTTGCGCGACTTCGAATGGAGAAGCGCCACAACTATGTGAGGAAGACAGCAGAACTTGCCACACAGTTCTATATCAATCCTGCCACCAGCCAGCCTAATGTTTCGGGATTGATACTTGCTGGATCAGCTGACTTCAAGACTGAGCTTAGTCAATCCGATATGTTTGATCCTCGACTTCAGGCTAAAATTCTGAATGTGGTTGATGTTTCATATGGAGGGGAAAATGGTTTTAACCAGGCAATTGAACTGTCAGCGGAAATCCTTTCCAATGTGAAATTTATACAGGAGAAGCGCTTGATTGGCAAGTACTTTGAAGAGATAAGTCAGGATACaggaaaatatgtttttggtgtTGATGACACACTGAAGGCTTTGGAGATGGGTGCTGTTGAAACTCTAATTGTGTGGGAAAGTTTGGATATTAATAGGTACCAGTTGAAAAACTCTGCCACTGGTGAGATTGTCATAAAACATCTGAATAAGGAGCAGGAAACCAACCAGGACAACTTTAGGGATGCAGAAACCAAAGCTGAACTGGAAGTTCAAGATAAAATGCCACTGCTGGAGTGGTTTGCAAATGAGTACAAGCGGTTTGGTTGCACTCTAGAGTTTGTTACTAACAAATCACAAGAAGGATCCCAGTTCTGCAGAGGGTTTGGTGGGATTGGTGGTATCCTCCGATACCAGCTTGATATGAGAACATTTGATGATCTTTCTGATGGAGATGTTTATGATGATTCTGAATAA